A single genomic interval of Patescibacteria group bacterium harbors:
- a CDS encoding phosphoglycerate kinase, with translation MKLKTIKEIKNLKGKRVLVRVDFNCPIKNGRVIDDTRIQASLETIKYLIQQKAIIILISHLGDPKGKKNLKYSLKPVYKNLSARLCERIRSSQRGCSGKSKAKNLKFINDCVGGKVKKEIATMRPGEIILLENLRFYVGEEKNDLKFAKQLSELADLYINDAFSVCHRAHASVSAISRYLPVCAGFSLIKEIENLNQVLTKPTHPFVVLMGGIKISTKIKPIKNLAKKADQILIGGALANNFLKIKGINIGVSFYEPAMLGVTRKLLKNKKIILPLDTKIKGNGDNFRIFDMGPKTVALFQKYLKTAKTIVWNGPMGFFEEKPFDQGTREMVRIILNNRKAKIIIGGGETIAAFKNQSANWRIKIKNNIFISTGGGAMLEFLEGKILPGIKPLIN, from the coding sequence ATGAAGTTAAAAACAATTAAAGAAATCAAAAATTTAAAAGGAAAAAGGGTGCTGGTAAGGGTTGATTTTAATTGTCCGATAAAAAACGGCCGGGTTATTGATGATACTCGCATTCAGGCCAGTTTGGAAACCATTAAATATTTAATTCAGCAAAAAGCCATTATTATTTTAATAAGCCATTTAGGAGACCCCAAGGGTAAAAAGAATTTGAAATATAGCTTGAAGCCGGTTTATAAAAATTTATCCGCTCGGCTTTGCGAGCGGATCCGCTCATCCCAAAGGGGCTGTAGCGGAAAATCAAAGGCTAAAAATTTGAAATTTATTAATGATTGCGTTGGCGGAAAAGTCAAAAAAGAGATTGCGACAATGAGGCCAGGGGAAATTATTTTATTGGAGAATCTTCGTTTTTATGTGGGAGAAGAAAAAAATGATTTGAAATTTGCTAAGCAATTATCCGAATTGGCTGATTTATATATTAATGACGCTTTTTCGGTTTGCCATCGGGCACACGCTTCAGTTTCAGCGATTTCCAGATATTTACCAGTTTGCGCCGGTTTTTCTTTAATTAAAGAAATTGAAAATTTAAATCAGGTTTTAACAAAACCGACCCATCCATTCGTAGTTTTAATGGGCGGAATCAAAATTTCTACCAAAATAAAACCCATAAAAAATTTAGCAAAAAAAGCAGATCAGATTTTAATCGGAGGAGCTTTGGCTAATAATTTTTTAAAAATAAAAGGAATTAATATCGGGGTTTCATTTTATGAACCGGCGATGTTGGGCGTTACTCGAAAATTATTGAAAAATAAAAAAATTATTTTACCATTAGACACTAAGATTAAGGGTAATGGTGATAATTTTAGAATTTTTGATATGGGCCCTAAAACCGTTGCATTATTTCAAAAATATCTTAAAACTGCCAAGACAATTGTTTGGAATGGTCCAATGGGTTTTTTTGAAGAAAAACCCTTTGATCAGGGAACAAGGGAAATGGTTAGAATAATTTTAAATAATCGCAAGGCCAAAATTATTATTGGCGGTGGAGAAACCATTGCCGCGTTCAAAAATCAATCCGCCAATTGGCGGATAAAAATCAAAAATAATATATTTATTTCAACCGGCGGAGGAGCAATGTTGGAATTTTTGGAAGGAAAAATATTGCCGGGAATTAAGCCATTGATTAATTAA
- the eno gene encoding phosphopyruvate hydratase has product MSKITSIRACEILDSRGNPTLEVRVVLENGLESKAAVPSGASTGVHEALELRDNNSNRYGGKGVLKACENVEKIIAPALIGLELNPQEIDKLMIDLDGTPNKSKLGANAILGVSLACTRAGAKSQNIPLYKYIRETYQLTNLLTYQLPIPMLNVINGGRHADNKLDIQEFMIVPLADSLKNQPNKLFKERIRLSAEFFQILKNIIKSTYGFSIAVGDEGGFAPSFKNNEEVLKVLMSAAQEAKLKIGQDIVFALDAAASEFYDVKEKKYIFENKKLSSQDMIDLYQTWIEKYPIISIEDGLSEDDWSGWRDLHARLQKIMIIGDDLFTTNIDHLKKGIEERAANSILIKPNQIGTLTETINCIKFAQANNYKVVISHRSGETSDDFISDLAVAVNADFIKAGAPNRGERVVKYNRLMEIEEELYQI; this is encoded by the coding sequence ATGTCAAAAATTACATCAATCAGAGCTTGCGAAATTTTAGATTCAAGGGGTAATCCGACTCTTGAAGTTAGGGTTGTTTTGGAAAATGGTTTGGAATCCAAAGCAGCGGTTCCTTCCGGGGCTTCAACCGGCGTTCACGAAGCGCTTGAATTAAGAGATAATAATTCAAATCGTTATGGCGGTAAGGGCGTACTCAAGGCTTGTGAAAATGTGGAAAAAATAATCGCTCCGGCTTTAATCGGTTTAGAACTAAATCCTCAAGAAATTGACAAATTAATGATAGATTTAGACGGAACGCCAAATAAAAGCAAGTTGGGCGCTAATGCCATTTTGGGAGTTTCTTTGGCTTGTACTCGGGCCGGCGCTAAATCGCAAAATATTCCTTTATACAAATATATTCGCGAAACTTATCAGCTTACCAACTTATTGACTTATCAACTTCCTATTCCAATGCTTAATGTAATCAATGGTGGAAGACATGCTGATAATAAATTAGATATTCAAGAATTTATGATCGTGCCCTTGGCTGATAGTCTTAAAAATCAACCCAATAAATTATTTAAAGAAAGAATAAGATTGAGCGCGGAATTTTTTCAAATTCTTAAAAATATTATTAAAAGCACTTATGGTTTTTCAATAGCCGTGGGAGATGAGGGCGGTTTTGCTCCAAGTTTTAAAAACAACGAAGAAGTTCTAAAAGTTTTAATGTCCGCGGCTCAAGAAGCAAAATTAAAAATCGGTCAGGATATAGTTTTTGCTTTAGACGCGGCGGCTTCCGAATTTTATGATGTTAAAGAAAAAAAATATATTTTTGAAAATAAAAAATTGTCGTCTCAAGACATGATTGATTTATATCAAACTTGGATTGAAAAATATCCGATTATTTCCATTGAAGACGGTTTATCAGAAGATGACTGGTCGGGCTGGAGAGATCTTCACGCGCGTTTGCAAAAAATCATGATTATTGGTGATGATTTATTTACTACTAACATTGATCATTTGAAAAAGGGTATTGAAGAAAGAGCGGCAAACTCTATTTTAATCAAACCAAATCAAATTGGCACTTTAACCGAAACGATAAATTGCATTAAATTTGCCCAGGCGAATAATTATAAGGTTGTTATTTCTCATCGTTCAGGGGAAACAAGTGATGATTTTATTTCCGATTTGGCCGTGGCCGTTAACGCCGATTTTATCAAAGCAGGCGCGCCAAACAGAGGAGAAAGAGTGGTAAAATATAATCGATTAATGGAAATTGAAGAAGAATTATATCAAATTTAA
- the gpmI gene encoding 2,3-bisphosphoglycerate-independent phosphoglycerate mutase, whose protein sequence is MKKNIDKVNPAIFIVLDGWGVAPESKGNAVTLANTPNFNHYKEKYPYTEVCAFGECVGLPKNQPGNSEAGHLNLGAGRAVKDDAVYISESIKDETFFKNPAFLEGISHLKKYKSKIHLIGLVTEENSAHSSPEHWLAMLKLLEEQKVEEVFLHLFTDGRDSSQHAAIRLVERFEQKINHDNHHLKVNIASISGRFYAMDRTKQWDRVEKVYNLLVLGKGFQAPNPKEAIVQAYNRQETDEFILPTIIKKDHQPTATIDDNDLVIFMNLRSDRARELSKAFVQKEFNQKNPGSFKRQKWPKNLFFVALADFGPDLDHIRTAYPSRIVKNSLPVIIDGSPQLYITETEKFAHVTFFFNGGYDHSVSGEERIIVPSPDVSHYDLTPEMSARRITKIVLGKIKNETFSFIMMNLCNPDMIGHTGNLQATVKGIECVDESLGKIIKAGKKHGYSIIVTADHGNAEEMINLKTGEVDTKHSINPVPFILINSAYKGKKLRKDGVLADVAPTILELMGLKKSEEMTGVSLLK, encoded by the coding sequence ATGAAAAAAAATATTGATAAAGTTAATCCAGCTATTTTTATAGTTCTCGATGGCTGGGGAGTAGCGCCGGAAAGCAAAGGCAATGCCGTTACTCTGGCTAATACGCCCAATTTTAATCATTACAAAGAAAAATATCCCTATACCGAAGTTTGCGCTTTTGGAGAATGTGTTGGTTTGCCCAAAAATCAACCCGGAAATTCAGAGGCCGGTCATTTGAATTTGGGCGCCGGACGAGCTGTCAAAGATGACGCGGTTTATATTTCCGAGAGCATTAAAGATGAAACATTCTTTAAAAATCCGGCTTTTTTGGAAGGAATTTCGCATCTCAAAAAATATAAATCAAAGATTCATTTGATAGGTTTGGTGACAGAGGAAAATAGTGCTCATTCTTCACCGGAACATTGGTTGGCAATGTTAAAACTTTTAGAAGAACAAAAAGTTGAAGAAGTATTTTTGCATCTTTTTACTGATGGTCGTGATTCTTCACAGCATGCAGCTATTCGTCTGGTAGAAAGATTTGAACAAAAAATAAATCATGATAATCATCATTTAAAAGTTAATATCGCTAGTATCTCAGGAAGATTTTATGCCATGGACAGGACTAAACAATGGGACAGGGTTGAGAAGGTTTACAATCTTTTGGTTTTGGGTAAAGGATTTCAAGCCCCAAATCCCAAAGAAGCGATTGTTCAGGCTTACAATCGACAAGAAACAGATGAATTTATTTTGCCGACCATTATCAAAAAAGATCATCAACCAACAGCCACTATTGACGACAATGATTTGGTTATTTTTATGAATCTGAGATCAGACCGAGCCCGTGAATTAAGTAAAGCTTTTGTTCAAAAAGAATTCAATCAAAAAAATCCAGGTTCATTTAAAAGACAAAAATGGCCGAAAAATTTGTTTTTTGTCGCTTTGGCCGATTTCGGTCCTGACTTGGATCATATTAGAACCGCTTATCCCAGTAGAATAGTAAAGAATAGTTTGCCGGTAATTATAGATGGTTCACCGCAGCTTTATATCACTGAAACTGAAAAATTCGCTCATGTCACTTTTTTCTTCAATGGCGGTTATGATCATTCCGTATCAGGGGAAGAAAGAATAATTGTCCCGTCACCGGATGTTTCTCATTACGATTTGACACCAGAAATGAGCGCGCGAAGAATAACAAAAATAGTTTTGGGAAAAATTAAAAATGAAACATTTTCTTTTATTATGATGAATCTTTGTAATCCCGATATGATTGGTCATACCGGTAATTTACAAGCAACAGTGAAAGGGATAGAATGTGTTGATGAAAGTTTGGGGAAAATAATCAAGGCGGGTAAAAAACACGGTTATTCGATTATTGTTACAGCCGATCACGGCAATGCTGAAGAAATGATTAATCTAAAAACCGGAGAAGTGGATACAAAACATTCCATTAATCCTGTTCCGTTTATTTTAATTAACTCTGCTTACAAAGGTAAAAAATTAAGAAAAGACGGCGTTTTGGCCGATGTGGCGCCAACTATTTTAGAATTAATGGGTCTTAAAAAATCAGAAGAAATGACAGGTGTTAGCTTGCTAAAATAG